A DNA window from Sediminitomix flava contains the following coding sequences:
- a CDS encoding arylsulfatase, producing MSFIHIVYFILTLFLLGSCDTKSSTTNEVDKKSITKPNIILIVADDMGYSDFQPFGGEIKTPSLQALADSGLILADFYTAPTCSPARAMILSGNDNHVAGVGNMAEVIPFTSNLEGKPGYEGYLNDQVVPFPILLQNNGYHTYACGKWHLGSKEGQTPYYKGFEETFVLLSGGGSHWDDLKKHYERANIQYSSNGKSVKPPKDFYSTLGYTDQMMKYINKNKEDGKPFFGYLAFTAPHDPLHVPDDWVDRYKGYYDMGYDELRENRFKKLQEKGIIAQDIQLVDGLNSIAKWSDLSVEEQILEAKKMEIYAAMIEYFDMQIGRLIHFLKENDLYENTLIMFISDNGANPKYLREYPGSSQEWVDKHFDNSYENIGRKGSGVATGPGWAQASMSPFKFFKTYTAEGGIKAPFIVSGYGVGMKGEINTQALTSAMDIAPTILKLAGVEYPKLYKGQMVKPMQGKSMLPLFEGKSEKIRTTDDILGWELFGHKAIRKGDWKILWVESANSVSKWELYNLKNDPSESNDLSKVYPEKLEELIKGWERYQKDNGVIIPKFKEKNIMLSD from the coding sequence TATTGTAGCTGATGATATGGGATATTCAGATTTTCAACCTTTTGGAGGTGAAATTAAAACTCCCAGTCTTCAAGCTTTAGCAGATTCAGGATTAATTTTAGCTGACTTTTATACTGCTCCCACCTGCTCTCCTGCAAGAGCCATGATTTTATCGGGAAATGATAATCATGTAGCTGGGGTGGGGAATATGGCCGAGGTTATTCCCTTTACTAGCAATTTAGAAGGGAAACCAGGTTATGAAGGTTACTTAAATGATCAAGTTGTTCCATTTCCTATTTTATTACAAAATAATGGCTATCATACTTATGCTTGTGGTAAATGGCATTTGGGGTCTAAAGAAGGACAAACACCTTACTATAAAGGTTTTGAAGAAACATTTGTTTTATTGAGTGGTGGTGGAAGTCATTGGGATGATCTAAAAAAGCATTATGAAAGAGCAAATATTCAGTATTCTAGTAATGGAAAGAGCGTAAAGCCTCCTAAAGACTTTTATTCCACTCTAGGCTATACAGATCAGATGATGAAGTATATCAACAAAAATAAAGAGGATGGGAAGCCATTTTTTGGCTATTTGGCATTTACAGCTCCGCATGACCCTTTGCATGTTCCCGATGATTGGGTAGACCGATACAAAGGTTATTATGATATGGGTTATGACGAATTGAGAGAAAACAGATTTAAAAAACTACAAGAAAAAGGAATAATAGCACAAGATATACAACTTGTAGATGGGCTGAATAGTATAGCTAAGTGGAGTGATTTATCGGTAGAGGAGCAAATTTTAGAAGCTAAGAAAATGGAGATTTATGCTGCAATGATTGAGTATTTTGATATGCAGATTGGTCGGCTTATTCATTTCCTCAAAGAAAATGACTTATATGAAAATACACTGATCATGTTTATTTCCGATAATGGAGCTAATCCTAAATATTTAAGAGAATATCCAGGGAGTTCTCAAGAGTGGGTAGACAAACATTTTGATAATAGCTATGAAAATATAGGTAGAAAAGGTTCTGGTGTAGCGACAGGACCAGGATGGGCACAAGCAAGTATGTCACCGTTTAAATTCTTCAAAACTTATACTGCCGAAGGTGGGATTAAAGCACCTTTTATTGTTTCAGGATATGGGGTAGGTATGAAGGGGGAAATCAATACACAAGCACTTACTTCAGCAATGGATATTGCGCCAACGATACTGAAACTTGCAGGAGTCGAATACCCGAAATTGTATAAAGGTCAAATGGTAAAACCAATGCAAGGAAAATCGATGCTTCCTTTATTTGAGGGGAAAAGTGAAAAGATTAGAACAACGGATGATATTTTGGGTTGGGAACTATTCGGGCATAAGGCAATTCGTAAAGGAGATTGGAAAATACTTTGGGTAGAAAGTGCAAATTCCGTGTCCAAATGGGAGTTGTATAACCTAAAAAATGATCCATCAGAGTCAAATGATTTGTCAAAAGTGTATCCTGAGAAATTGGAAGAACTTATAAAAGGATGGGAACGCTATCAGAAGGACAATGGGGTAATCATTCCTAAGTTTAAGGAAAAAAATATAATGCTGAGTGACTAA